CTTTAACTCCGATAAAATTAGGAGCACAAAGGCTTGAAAAAAAGTATACAAATAATTTTATTGGGAATGATAGAGAAACATTTAAAGAATCGATAAAAGTTATATTACAAAGTACAGAAAGTATAAAAATATTGGTAGATGAATTTATAAAATATGCAAGAATGCCTCATTCAATGTTAATTGAAGGGAATATAGTAGAAGCAATTTATATTGCAATGCGTGGTTTTGTTGGAAACACTGAAAATATATCTTTGATTTTTGAAGTTTTTATAAATGATAAAATGTATCGTTATGAAAATGAGGATAAGATAGAATGTTTACCTGAAATTCTTTGCAATTTTGATAGAAATCAAATAACTCGTTTATTTGTTAATTTAATAGCGAATGCTGTAACAGCATCCTCTGAAAAACTTACGCCAGTTATAATTTCAATTTATGAAAAAAAAGATGATAATAAATTAAGAATAATGGTAAAAGATTCTGGCTCTGGACTTTCACACGATGTTAAATCCAGAATTTTTGAGCCCTATTTTAGTACTAAAAAAACAGGTATGGGCCTCGGACTTGCGATCGTTAAGCAAATAGTTGATGAGCATTTTGGACATATTTCAGTTGAAGAAAATCAACCTAATGGAACAATTTTTACAGTAGATATTCCAATAGGAAATAATTTTATTAAAGAGGAAATATGAGCGATTATTTCGGAAAAATATTAGTAATTGATGATGAGAAAGATATCTGTTCTACATTATCTGGGATTTTATGTGATGAAGGCTATAAAGTGTTAACTGCAAATAATGCTGAATCAGGCTTGAAAATTGCTAAAAAAGAACTACCAGACGTTTGTTTTTTAGATGTATGGCTGCCTGATATAGAAGGGACAGAAGTTCTAGAGCGTTTAAAAATTGCAAATCCTGATCTTTCAATCATTATGATGAGTGGACATGCGAATATCGAAACAGCTGTTAAATGCACACGTTTAGGGGCGATGGATTTTATAGAAAAACCTCTCAGTCTTGACAAAGTTTTATTGAGTGTACAAAACATATTAAGAATTAAAAGTTTACAATTTGAAAATCAAAATTTAAAAAATCGAGTTGATAAAAAATATACATTGTTAGGTAATTCAGAATCATTGCAGCATATTATTTCAGCTATCGATATGGTAGCCAAAAAAAACACAACGATACTCATAACGGGCGAAAATGGCACTGGTAAAGAAAATGTATCAAGATTGATTCATGAAAAATCAAATCGAAGAAATAAACCTTTTATTGCCATAAATTGTGCAGCAATTCCTGAAGATTTAATTGAAAGTGAATTATTTGGCCATGAAAAAGGTGCTTTTACAGGAGCAACAGGGATTAAGCGCGGAAAATTTGAGTTGGCTCATAATGGCACTCTTTTTCTAGACGAAATTGGCGATATGAGTTTAAAAACGCAAAGTAAATTGCTGAGAGCGTTGCAAGAACATAATATCGAGAGACTTGGATCTGATGAAACAATTTCTGTTGACACGAGAATTATAGCTGCAACAAATAAAAATCTAGAAGAAGAAATTAAAAAAGGGAATTTTAGAGAAGATTTATTTTATAGAATAAATGTCATTCCGATCCATTTGCCCCCCTTAAGAAATCGTAAAGAGGATATTGAGCTTATATCTTCTCACTATTTATCTTTATATTCTGTTGAAAATAGTATTAAAAATAAAGTTCTTTCACCACAAGCTATTCAAATTCTAAAAGCTTATCCTTGGCCTGGTAATGTGCGTGAGCTGAAAAATATTATGGAAAGACTGTCAATTATGGTCAAAGAAGATATTATAGAACCCAATCATTTGCCATATCCTATCCACTCTGCTCGATCAGAAAAGCTTGAAGATGAATTCCATATTTTTTCATCTAACGATTTTCGAGAGGCTAGAGCAAAGTTTGAAAAGATTTTTATTCAAAAAAAGCTTGAGTCTTATGATGGAAATGTGTCAAAAACAGCAGAGTCTATGGGAATGGAGCGAAGTCATTTGTATAGAAAAATGAAGCAGTTAGGATTGATAAATGAAATTGAAAAATTATCAGAAGAGGATAAATTAGAATGAAATCTATTGCTAAATTATTGTTATTATTGATTATATCGATTTCATTTATATATTTTATGCATACAAAAAATATTTTGGATGTAAAATCTCTCGCATATGCAGTAGAAAATAATAAAAAATATTTATTTTTAATTTCACTTCTACAAATATTAAACTGTCTATTTATGACCTTTCGCTATCATAGCTTATTAAAGATATTTAGTATCAAAACAAATTTGCAAAATGTAACTGCGGCAACTTTTGTGAGCAATGGGATTGGGCTTTGGATGCCAGGATCATTAGCGATTATTGAAGTCATTCGTATCAGCCTTATGCTAGGTGCTCATTATCAAAAATCTGATAATTATTCAAATATGACTCAAATTAAAAATTCAAATCTTGCGGAACTTGCTGCTAAATCAAAACTTGCAGCCGCAGCATTATTTGATAGACTTATTGGATTTTTTGTTATGTTATTTTTTGGAAGTATAACAACTTTTATTATTTATATTCAAACAATTCATTTAAATGATACTCTTTATTCAAAAAATTTATTAATTCTTTTTTTTCTTTCTTTTATATTAATGCTCATAATTATCGTTGTTCCTTTTTTAGCAAAATCGATTTATTTTCGTAGGTTTGTGGAAAGAGTAGAGAGACTTTTTTTGACAACCTTTAAAAGTGGAAAGATTCATTTATTATTTAAAAAAATTTTTGGCGAGATAAATTCTCTTTTAGATGTAATTTCTTTGGGGATTCGATCCATTCGCTCTTTTTGGGGCCCCATAGTTTATAGCATACTTTGCTTAATTATGGCTGTCTTTGGTACCTATTTTTCGAGCATAGCCATTTCAAATCCCATTCCAATACATGCAATATTTGCAACTGTTTCAATATTATCAATAGCTTCATTAATACCTATGGGTTTTGGAGGCGTGGGCGGCATGCAATTGATAGCTGTTCTCCTATTTTCTATTTTTGGCATATCTCCCCAAGCGGCGAGTTCTGCGCAACTTTTGCAAACGAGTGTCAACCTTTTGGCTATAACAGGGATTGGTCTTCTCTTCGCTCGATTGAGTGCAGGGCAAATACGTGCGATTTTAGATGCTAGAAAAAAGGAAACAGCGGTTTCTTAAAAATTTAAAAGAAAAAGTGTGCTTTATAATAATAATCAGACACACTTATTATAAAAATGTGATATACTTTCCTTATGAACTTCGTTGCGCTATGTAAGGCCTTAATAATTTAGCATATTTTAAAATGCTTACAATTTAGAACCCATTAGAGTATATGTAAGTTTATGTAATCAATAAAAAAATCTTTATTTTAAGGTTTTTTATGTAGAAAAGAAAGGAGGTGGCATATGCAACCGAAAATATTAGATAATAATTATATTTCGAGCTTAGGTCTTGAAAATATTAAGATTCTAAGACAGGTGTATGAATGGGTTCAATACCATACTGAATTATGTCACCTCTATTCGAATGAAGATTCCTTTGAGAAAAAGGCTATTCTTAAAGAAAAAGTTGAGTCCTCTTTTGAACGAGGTAGAGTATTGATTGAACAAATAATTCCTTTGCAAGTTGAAACACGTAAAAGACCGTCTATTCCTTTATCTGGTGTGAATCGATTTGCTCCTCCTAAGACAGATACATTTATACCTGTCAGAGCAGAAACTGCGACTAAAAAGAGTGTGAGTTATCCATTTAATGCAGAATTTGGCACAAAAGGGAATACAAAGAGGATTCCATTACCAAGTAGAACATATTTAAAGAAGACTAAATTACAAAACTAGTAAAAACTGATCAATTATAAAAAAATTGAGCAGTTTTTTTTTTATTAAGAAATTAATTTTTATTTCCTATATTAAAAAACGTGTGGGTGTTTTTTAAAGGAATTCTATGAAGAAATTAATTTCTATTTTATTTGCAATAATAATAATATTTGTATCTATTTTTGCTGTTTATAAGTTAATTATTAGTATTAAAAAGCAAAATGTTAACAATTTGTCTCAATTTGAATATAAAAGTTTAAATAATTCCAGTCTAACATTTAAAAATAAATATATTATTCAAGGTATGTTTTGGGATAAAAATGAACTTTATGTATATATTGACCAGTTTCAAGTTAAGTCCAATCAAGAAGATCTTATCCAAAATCAGAAGTATTATCTCTTTTTGAATCTTTCTAATCATGACAAATGTTATTTTGGCGATTTTATTTATAAAAATTTCTCAAATAATTTTTTTATTTTTTTTAAAATACGTAGTTTTAAAGTGGATAAATTTGTAAGATATGCAAATTTGTTAAATGAAAATATATTGTTAATTACTTATAACGAAAGTCGTTTCTATGCTGAAAAAAATAAACAAACTTGTCAATATTGGGTTAAGATTAAAAGCTAAGCTTCTTATATTAATGTTATTTATCCCATATACTTCTCATGCTAAAAATTTGAATTTTGTTGAAATTAGTATTTCCAAATGTAAAAAGCTATCCATTCGAAATATAATAAAAATTGAATCAAAACGGACAAATATTGTTTATATTAAAAAAGATGACATCTATAATCATCTTTTATTGTGTGGGGTATCTTTGGGGGAAAGCCAAATTAAAATTTGGAGAGCTGATAATTGGGAGGAAGAAACCATCTTTGTTCATGTCAAACCATCTAGAAAATCACAAGCAAATTCGACAAATAGTATATATGATAAAAATTATCACAAGAATGAATTTTTGCTTGAAAAGAAAATTGCAGGTTGGGATCTCTCCAATAAATAAACTTGCTTTCAATAACTATGCTTGCTATCTGAATAGAGTTTATTATCATTGATTAAGCTGATTGCTTAGAGGTAGTTAAAAGTGTTTGGATTCAGTGGCGGTGAAATCCTTCTTATAGCATTTATTGCACTCATACTCTTTGGGAATGACAAGTTACCAGAAAATATGAAAAAACTGCTTAAGGGTCTTAACCAAGCAAAAAAAGTTGCGAGTGATGTGCAGCAGTCTTGGCATGAGGTTAAAACCGATGTCCAAAGAAGTATCAATTTGGATTTGGAAAAACAGGAGCTCTTAGAGCTTACAAAGCCAGTTGAATTTGATTATAACATGAATATAGCTGATATCCCTCATTATGAGCATCCAAAAGATGAGATCGTTCCTCAAGATGAAATAGATGATTTTCACAATTCCGATCAGCTATGTAATGAAAATCTAAACGAACAAAATACTGATATTATTAAAGAAAATACCGTTACTTTGCAACCTACATCCGCGCAGGAGTATTTAAAGTCGAATCATTTTGTGGGTCCGAGAATATAATTAATACGTTTTAAATAATATTTGGCTACTTAAGCAGTCACATAAATGACTCATGTTATCATTATTAATCCTCTATTTATTATGGCGATACTTTAAGCAGAACTGCAGAAATAGAGGGGGTTATATTTTGTTCCATGAAGTTTGATATATTTGATTTTATATTAATATTATTTTTAATAATGACTGTCTTTATTATTTTTTATTTTATAAAATCATTTAGAAAAAGCTTCCATAAGAAAAATAAGAAACTCAGATTCGTGGTGTTTAATAAAAGAGTTCAGCGGGTTAAAAACTTTGAAAACTTATCGGAGAGAATTTTGCTCGATATTTTAGAAGCTTTAAAAAATGGAGAGAATTCCCATGAGCAAGCAAAAGCTCTGCTTCCTCTCCTTTTGGATATTAGAAAAATAGGGGAGCAATTAATTCGACAGCAGAATTTTTTTCATACATTTTTATTTCCAATGTTGGAAAATAGATTAAAGCCTAGAGTGGAAAGATTGATTCATGTTGAAAAGTTGTTAAAGTCGCTTCCTAGAAAAGGTTCATCATGTGAAAATTTACAAAATGAGCTTTCATAAACCAAAGGATGTTATCTAATTATGGAAAATATAGAGAACTTATTCAAGCGCACCAAAAGAAAATCTAGTGAAATTTGGTATTGTAGAGAGTATTGG
The sequence above is drawn from the Fluviispira vulneris genome and encodes:
- a CDS encoding Sec-independent protein translocase subunit TatA/TatB; amino-acid sequence: MFGFSGGEILLIAFIALILFGNDKLPENMKKLLKGLNQAKKVASDVQQSWHEVKTDVQRSINLDLEKQELLELTKPVEFDYNMNIADIPHYEHPKDEIVPQDEIDDFHNSDQLCNENLNEQNTDIIKENTVTLQPTSAQEYLKSNHFVGPRI
- a CDS encoding lysylphosphatidylglycerol synthase domain-containing protein; translation: MKSIAKLLLLLIISISFIYFMHTKNILDVKSLAYAVENNKKYLFLISLLQILNCLFMTFRYHSLLKIFSIKTNLQNVTAATFVSNGIGLWMPGSLAIIEVIRISLMLGAHYQKSDNYSNMTQIKNSNLAELAAKSKLAAAALFDRLIGFFVMLFFGSITTFIIYIQTIHLNDTLYSKNLLILFFLSFILMLIIIVVPFLAKSIYFRRFVERVERLFLTTFKSGKIHLLFKKIFGEINSLLDVISLGIRSIRSFWGPIVYSILCLIMAVFGTYFSSIAISNPIPIHAIFATVSILSIASLIPMGFGGVGGMQLIAVLLFSIFGISPQAASSAQLLQTSVNLLAITGIGLLFARLSAGQIRAILDARKKETAVS
- a CDS encoding sigma-54-dependent transcriptional regulator, which encodes MSDYFGKILVIDDEKDICSTLSGILCDEGYKVLTANNAESGLKIAKKELPDVCFLDVWLPDIEGTEVLERLKIANPDLSIIMMSGHANIETAVKCTRLGAMDFIEKPLSLDKVLLSVQNILRIKSLQFENQNLKNRVDKKYTLLGNSESLQHIISAIDMVAKKNTTILITGENGTGKENVSRLIHEKSNRRNKPFIAINCAAIPEDLIESELFGHEKGAFTGATGIKRGKFELAHNGTLFLDEIGDMSLKTQSKLLRALQEHNIERLGSDETISVDTRIIAATNKNLEEEIKKGNFREDLFYRINVIPIHLPPLRNRKEDIELISSHYLSLYSVENSIKNKVLSPQAIQILKAYPWPGNVRELKNIMERLSIMVKEDIIEPNHLPYPIHSARSEKLEDEFHIFSSNDFREARAKFEKIFIQKKLESYDGNVSKTAESMGMERSHLYRKMKQLGLINEIEKLSEEDKLE